AAACATACCGGTATATTAAATTAAAGCAACTTGATTGGTTGGTTCCTTTTGGTCTATTGTCTGAAGTGGATGTGGAGATTGTTGATTAGCTCAACAATTATGGTCTAAGGGTCCCTTGATTAAGTTAATTGTAATTGGACATTATTTCATTTAGAACAGAAATGTAAGACTTCACTTTGGaacacaaaataatacaaaaattaCGAAAGTGATTTCACAAAGCTTGatttaaacaacacacaactctTGTCCACCCTCTTGAACATAAATATAATCTGCAACTACTCGACTCAGGCCGGTTACTTCTTAAACAAACATGTGCCCTGCACATTAAAAAACATCAATATAAAACCCATATAAAGAAATCCACTAGGGGGCGCCGCTGTGACGGCCGGAGCCCCTTCACACATGTCCCTCCTTCTTCCCAAAGATCTTCTTGAACACAGACTTGTTGCGCGCCGGTCGCGGCAGGCTGGCGTAGCTCCAGGGGGCGCCGTCCTCCCCGGGGGGGGCCCGGTGCGTCCACCCCGCCGTGCCCAGCAGCACGGGGGGTTCGGGGCCCCCGCTGGCGGGAGGCCCCCCCTGGTCCCCGGAAGACCGGTCGCCTATCACCAGAGTCACAGAGTAGCTGGAGCCcagctccccgcccccccccaccgcggGGGTAAGCTTCCTCACCGGACGGATCTTCTGATaagtggctgggggggggagggggtgaaggaATGGGTCACATATCATTAGCCTAGTAGCATAACTGCCTAAGTCATATTTAGGCAGGttaattacatttacatttagggcatttggcagacgcttttatccaaagcactaTTTTAAAGTGTAAGGAGGTACAACATACTATAATTGCATaagaggggtgggagggagtggggggtaAACCCCTTATTAGTTAGGggggttcatcttgtatttagcaTAAAAACCTCCCAAATCAAATAGATGACTTAGGCAGATAGTTATTAgggaatgtaaaaagcactctgattgacttaggatacagccaatgaggcacagtgaatcagcagcattaTGAGAGTAGCGTTAGGTGAGATATCAGAATTTGGCAATAATAATACTTAATAATACTTAGAATAATGATTGACATAAATAAATAGGAAAGAAAATAAGCAAATAGAACAGAAGTCGGCGAGCTCAGACGCTCTGGTGGGTGGATGTTTATGGTGACTGTAGCATGGATTGGACGTGAGGTATCAGGGAGATTTCAGAGGGCTTAGCCACTCTTCAGTGAAAGCGTTTTAAACACAGCTGTCTTCAGCATGAAGCCCTCGAGCTAGGAGCTGCTCCTTGttcctttgtgtttgtgcgccGCTTCTTACCATTACATAAAATACCAAATAGTTTGTCTCAAAGAAAAACTCACTCGCAGATGAACAGTTCAGTTCATTGTCCAACtgtactgggtgtgtgtgtcatttagtTTCATTACAGTTGTACCAGTTGTGTGTAAAAGTAAACTTATATTTAGCTTCTTCAGAATCCAGCCATAACTGGTCAGAAGCAAGCAACACGATCGCTTAGCAACTGCTTCAATCGCTCACACCAGGTGTGTGAGCGATGACTAGCATACGTCGGCCCACTGACCTGAGGTGAAGGAGTGGGAGCGGCATTTGTTCTGGAGCCAGCCTTTCTCAGCGGCCCCCGGGCTGTGGGGGGAGGACGAAGGCGGGCTGTTCCCTGGAGAGCCCCCAGAAAGACTCCTCAGGCCGGccacagcatcatcatcatcatcatcatcatcatcatcgcctgGAAAGGAATCCAGAAGTTTCAAGGACCGCTCGGTAACGAGTGTGAATGTACAACCCCACAAAAGTTAACAACTGTTCATGACGAGGCCAGATAGAGGGAGCTGGCGGTCTTTATGAGGCATGCCGTGGTAAATCATAGACCTTTAGCCCCGACTACTGGTGCGATACACACCAAGTCATCCCCGGTGCACAAAGGACCCTGTTCCCAGAAAGACCCATCATTCAACCGCTAACCCGAGAAATAGAAAAGCCCACAACACACTCCAAGACGAGGCGGAGGAATGCTCATTAGTTGTTAAATCTCCTGAGCAAATGGTACTGCATTCATACAGTGATCTTTTTAACCAGCGCTTTCCCTCTGAGCGGCTTtccaatattgcctaacattcccccattcacacaccgacagcggtgtCGACCCCGCAAGGCGAcggccagctcatcaggagcaggtgGGGCGCGAGGCGtttcgctcagggacacctcggccttctgctaggagaagccggggatcgaactagccaccttctggttaccagccaaccccctctacccccctgagccacatgccgccccaagCAGGGCATCAGTTGTTCTTAAAAGTGACAACTCGTTGGCCGACCGTGATAGGGATTGGGGAGCTCATGCGTGACCGTCACCCCATCGCTAATAAAGACCTGGCACAGGGCCTCACCACGGGGTTCTGCCTCAGCAGGGGCCACCGCCCTCGACTGCTCCGTGCTCTGACCGCCCTGGGTCATGGGGCTGTACTCCCGGGTCAGCACCACGATCTCTTTGGCCTGGGGGGGCGACCGGTCCTCGCGCCGGGGGAAGGTGGAGATGAGGTCCGGCCGGGAGGAGCAGTGGCATCGGTCCGTACCCTGGCAGCCAGGGCACAGCGAGCGGCTCCTGGGGGCAGGAGAGGACGACAGAGGCAGCAGGGGGTCGGATCAGTGGTGCGTTCATGCGAAGGGCTGTTATTGGATGACAGCGTGACGACTGTATGCAACGGTTGTACACATTTATGGGGCCGAATTCCCATATATGGGCATACACAGGTTTAACATTTTTAAGGATGAGAGTTGAACGGCCTGCTTACGAGGAAACAGGGAGGTCTTGATTGACAGGGCCGGGCGAcactgagggggcggggctagtggGTCCTGTTGTGAAATCAAACACAGAACCAATTAGCAACACATGAAAAAGGAGATACAATGGGGACGATTGCAGCAAAGGTGACGAGCTCCGTAGATGAATCGCTCACCAGTGTTTGCTTGTATCTTCAGCATCCATTTCCTCATCATGAAGCGCGACGAGGCGTTCAGTAAGTACTCAGAGCCGTCGCGCAGCCTGGTGGCAGAGAATACATTCAGTACACATATCAGCAGGACTTGTGTGTACgctttacatttagcagactctttaatccaaagtgacttcATAAACGCATTCATACAGCGACGGCTTGCGTGGTTGActtcgccgtcggtgtgtgcatgcgtgcatgaaGTGTTGTTCATACACTCATCGGAAGGAGTTAAgattaggtgccttgctcatggacacctcaacacttaaataggaggagccggggatcgagtTAGAGCCGGTCGCCTCGCAACTTTCCAGTTACGAGGCAACCGGCTCTAACTCCTGAGACAAGCCGAGCCCATTAGCATATCCTTTCTCTAAAACATAGCgacacaagccccccccccccccccccggtggggAACTCCGGCCCCCCAGGGGTCTACCCCTCTGGATGAAGGTCCTCACCGCAGACAGAGGACGTTGGGTTTCTTGGTGTACTCCGGCACTGGCTCACACTCCGCTCCCACCAGGTTGAGTGGCAGCCCGCACACGGAACTCTGAGACAGAGAGCGCACGTCAATCCATCAGGAGTGACAAGCCCGCCAGCCTCCCATCTAATCACTGCCCACTCAAAGTGTCTGGCACCTCAAGTTAATAactggtaaatggactgcatttacacagcgcttttctaaccagtggcccctCGATGCAGtttacaatattgcccaacattcacacattcatgcacacattcacaggcGGACGGCGGTGGCAGCCACGCAAggccacagccagctcgtcgggagcagttaggatgaggtgtcttgctcagggacacctcgacactcagagctaggaggagccggggatcgaactagcacccttccggttaccagccaaccgctctacctcctgagccacatgacGCCCCCGATGAAGAGTcgtccccgtcccgtcccgtcccccgaCGAGTCCTGCTTACCCTCAGCGTATCCTTCCTGTCCTGGTAGAAGCACAGGCTGTGTCTGTACAGGACGGCGTGGTGGGAGTTCCAGCCTCTGGACGCCGCCTGGGGGCCAGAGATAAGGCGAGGTGTGAGTGGAACGGTTCTGTGCGTTTGGTGACTCATGTAGGTATTCAGAAAGAGGTTCCGCTCACTCACTTTCTTCCCCCCTAGCTGGAGTTTATGCTTCCTCTCCAGAGTTCCCTCCATGGACTGCAGCTCTGCCTTCCCACTCTGAAAGCAGGTCTCGTATCAGATTAGATTTTTCAAAGGGGAAATAGGAGCTTTTGATGGAGTTCTGTTTTGATTTGAGGCCAACGTGTCAGACTCGGTGTGGTCGAACCTCACCGTTGTCCTGCAGCGCCCTCCGGTGGCCATCCTGGGATCCTGATTCTCCATCTCGCCGGAGCTTTTTAGGGTGGTTCCGATACGAGAGGCCCCCTCTGGGTTCCTGAGAACCGACAGTAAGCTCACGGACTGCTCCTGTTCAGGAGCAAGAGACAGTCTTACAGTCAGAAATCATGTCAAAATTATCAAATATTTGAAATTTTACATTTTTGCATTAACAAACGCATTGGACCCagtttaaaatatatttaaaaaaacctTTCATATCCAGATTTTCTCCTGTCTAGGAATAAATGAGTAAATAAAATGGGATGCCATTCCATTAAAACCGCCCTATCCAATGTGACTGTTGAACCTTGATAACACAGTCTATAAACATGAGTTTGACATTCCATTTTACAGCTCATTATAAAAGGGACTACAATGATGGTTCATGTCCATTTTGGTCCAACAGACTAATAGCCAGAGGACACGGCAAAGCAGTAGCGTGGAGCTTTTCATCAGAGTGTATCTCAAACCTCACCTGTAAACAAGCTGTGTCCTCCTtcacctgttcctcctcctcccctttcttcGCCACCTctgcatcctcctccacctctacctcctcctcttcgtctccATAGCGATAAACGTATCTCTGAGTGTCCACCACATCGGTACGCTTCACCACCTCGTTCACCACAGCAGAAGAAGACTCGCAGGCCCaggacctcctctctcctttggccaccagggggagccGCTCTCCTGCGGGCTTCTCCCTGTCGTACCCCAGCAGGGACTGGATGGACGGGGGCAGCTTGAACTCGGCCACCAGGAGGTTGGGGGCCGACGCCGTGACCAGCTTCCTGTAGAGGACGGCCTGGGGCTTGGCGGCGGGCGACAGGGGCGTGTCCAGGGGGGGTTCCCCCTGGCGGCAGGGGGCCGCGggggcctcttcctcctcctggtggGGCTGGTACATGATGTCGGAGCAGATACTCTGCCGGTAGCTCCTGGTGCGGTTCCAGatgtcctccagctcctcctcttcctcctcgaaCTGCCGGTGGTCCGTGCGGAACGGTTGGCCCTCGCCCTCGACCCCAGCCTCGAGCTCTCCCCCGGCCTCGTTCGGAGCGGGGGgggagcgcggcggcggcggcggcggcggcggctcgaCGGGCGCCTGACCACTGGTCACCCTGGCGAGCTTGCAGTCCAGCCCCTCCAGCTCCAGAGACACCAGCCTCCTCACCACCGCCCGGGGCCGGGGGACGACGTCCGGGCACGGGGCCTCCGCGCACAGCCTGGCGCTGCCCGTGCTGGAGACCCCCGAGTCCAGGGAGTCGTTGAGGCCGCCCACGCCCACCGCCGCCTTGAGGTTGACCACCATGTGGGAGGCCTGGCTCTGGACCTGAGCCGGCggcctctcctccccctggaGCCCGGCGGCCCTGTGGTACTGGTGCTTGTCCAGGTCCTGGATCAGCGTGTGCACGCTGAGGCACTCGTGGCGGCCGCGCATCGCCGACggagcggcggcagcggcggcggcggcgaccaGGACGGCGTTCACATTCGAGGCGCCGTCCCCCCGGGCGGGGTCCCCGCGCGGGCCGCCGTCCGCCGAGAGCTGCCTGAGACGCCCGCTCCCCTCCATGACGACGTAGTCTTCGTCTGCGTCTGCGGAGGAGCTGACCTGGAGCTGGGACATCTTGTCCCACTCCGTCTCCGGGTCCTCCTGCAGACCCGGCCCGGAGGTCCCGCGGAGGTCAGTGCACGGCACGGTCTGATCCGCCACCTCTCCCGGGAACGGGGGATGGGGTTGATGGGGGTGCGGGTGGCGAGGGGTGGCCTCCCCCGCGTCGGGCGTGTCCTTGACGACGACTTCGGGATACCCGGGATACACTCTGAGGCTgtggggggtgggcggggtgtGTTTGAAGGAGCTCAACGACCGGGGCCGCTGCTGCTCCGGGTCGGCCCCGGCCGCCTTCTTGCACTCGGGCGGAGCGATGGTGATGATGTCCTGGATGCTGGGGATGACGCTCATGTCCTTGGGCAGCTCGAAGCTCAGCACGGAGCCCAGGGAGAGGAAGCGGCAGTGGCTCCTCACCTGAGGCCCGCCGCACACGGCGTACGGCGTGATGCTGTACTCCCCCGAGCACTCGCTGTCGATGTCCATCAGCAGGGGGTTCTTCATGTACGCCgtgtcttcctctccccctccgtcgcctcctcttcctcttcctcccactctcACGGGGCTCTTCGCCGCgctctgcttcctcctccggcccTCCTTGAGCGGCCAGGTGTGCGTGTCGTAGGCCACGCCCTCGCGGCCGTAGCGGGGCGCCGCCCCCGCCCGCTCGTCCACCCCCATGATCCTCTGGATGGTGTGGCGGCGGgcgtccctcttcctcttcctcttctggcCCATCCTCTTCAGGCTGCTGAACATGGAGGCGCCGCCGCGGGCCGTCGGGTGGAAGAACACGCCGGGCGCCAGCGTGGCgagcggcgaggaggaggacgtcgaggaggaggtggaggaggtggaggaggaggagtagggggcgGCGGTGGAGCAGGAGGGCGTGGCCACCTGGCTGGAGGCGTAGGTCTTGAGGCGGGGCAGGGTGATGCTCTCGTAGACGGGCGTCAGGGCGATGCCGCTGTCCTTCACGTGCAGGTAGGTGCTCACCTGGAACGGgacaggggaagggggagggacagaACAGTCAGACCGCCGGTTCCTGTTGAgacgcgaggggggggggggcgcggtaTTGCCGGAGGGTTAATGGCGGACAGACTCGTTGCAGTACCCTTGCAGTGTACCGTGAAAACAAAGGCGTCTCAGTTTTCGTTTCACATGTGTTACAGATGAAGGATGATATCAGAGCAGGGCTGACTGGGACAATCAGCTACCCTTCCAGTGACATAGATCAGCTCTGGTTTCCTGCCGCCATGCACGCATCGGTGCGCAGATACACACATGAATacgcgcatgcatgcacgcttacgcacacacagacacacacacacacacacacacacacacacacacatacacacgttggATACAGAACAAAGTATGGACGAGATTTATCACACAGCAAAGCAAACAcggaaacagaaaaaaaaagttagaaaAACACAGAGAAGGGCCGATGAATATAGATGCGATTACTAGTGATTGCTGTTGCTCTTTACCCCTGCAGGGCTAAATAAAAATCATATGTGTATGTGAACATGTCGTCATATGCAGCTGTAATGGTTTGACCCCTCAACTCCATGACTAATCTCGTGTTCCCGTGGCGGCCCCGAGACTATAAATCACAGTGTGCAGTCTGGGGGCGCCGCTTTGCAGGGTTCAGCGGCAGTTTCAACGTTTAACGACCGCGCCTTTGTTGCTGTCTGGGACCCACTCTCGCTGGGAGCCATTTTGGATTGAAACGTTGAAGGGAAGTGAGTTGTGAGGTCATTTATTTTACACAATGAAGTCTCGCAGAGGTAAACAGAAACAGGTTTTTGGGTCCCCGTGGCCGGTACTATCTGTGGTTACGTGGAGCAGAGGGTTGGGATAGCTTCTGTTCTCGTTCTCCGATGTGAACAGGCAGAGGTCTTTGCCTGTTCACAGGCTCCTGTCTGTTTCTTTATCGCCTGCCTCCTTATACTAGGAGCTCATACAAGGTGGTAAGGGCCTAAGAAtgcagatttttttaaatgggagACATAGTTTACTAGTTTACAGTATCAATCTTGTGATAGTGGAGATACATGAGCAGTgtctaaaaatgtatgattagATCATTCTAAATGTAGTCCTTCAGTTCAATAACGAAGATACCAATttcatacacaaatatatataacagaATTGTATATCGAtcatttataataaatatattttggtAGAATGGTAAAATAATGGCTCTTTTTTGTTGGTAATACTTTTTTGCAGGGAATTGTATCTCATAGTATCTCATATATCTCTGAGTTTCTCGTTCTCGTTTCATCTCTTAGTTGTACTTGAATATTCATAACCCTGGAATTATTCCAAGAATATGTGATGTCTGGTTTATGTGACGTGCAATACCAAAACCAATGCACAGAAGTATCCTTGTACTTTAACCAGTGCTTGTACCAAAGTCCATAGCACTTACACATGTTAACCTACATCCCGTGTAAGGGTTAGGTGTTCAGACGTTCGTGCCGAACGTCTGCACGACTCCGTACGGACACAGAGGTTAGTGAGCCCAGCGGGGCGCGCCCACGCCCCAACACGGCTACACACAGCATGCCTTCCCCAGCGCACTACagctcccagcatgcaacaccaCTCCACACACCGCACCATTTACCTCGTCCGCACTCTGCCGATATATCTTTCTCTTTCGTTTTAAACTACCAAAAGTATTTTCCAAAAGCCCCTGGCAGCGTCGCCAAAAGCTTTTACAGGCGGGGGACTCAGCAGgctgagggagagaaggaaaaggggggaggaagaagatgaaggaaggaaggaacagcAGGGTGGGGCGAGCGAGGAGCTTCGATCGCCCTTGTGTCTCCGCCCATCGCTACGGGGGACAAACCAGTGCAGTGGGAACCCTCCCAGGGAGGGAAAGGGATGTGTAGCAGGAAGATCTCTGGCAGTGTCGGTGTGAGCAGAAGCTGGACGGGCCTGCAGAGGTTCATGGCTGTCGTGGCAACGGTTGTGACTTGGTTTGTGCACTGATTACAGATGGGTACTGAATGTGACCCCAACATGGGGATGATATGCAACGTCACGACATCTGCATGCAGGACATTGTGAGATCTCATAAGTGCAGTGAATTACTGATGCTAAACCGTAATCACCGGTGTATTACCGATACTGGAACTGCTAACTAACCAAATCATAAATAAGTCCCATCTCATCTCTCTCATGAGATGAGACTTATTTATGATTTGGTTAGTGCATAAATAAGTATTGAATACAAAAGTGACTCTTTGATATTCTAAACATGGCCCAGCTtgatcgtgtgtgtgagtgtgtgcggttTTCTGAACAGGCCCTCACCCTGTGAACGGGTTCTGAGCCCCCCACCTGcaactcctcctccactccagcAGGGGGCTCCAGCACCTGGACCTGGCTGTCCCCCGTGCTGCGGAGGCTGAGCAGGAGGTTGACGGTGCCCCCCAGGGCAGCCCCGCCGGGCTCCTTGAGGACCATGACGGTGGGCTTGGCCGCCTCGCCTCCCGGCCTTCCCCCGACACGGGTCATGACCTCATAGTCGTCCTCCTGGCCCGGGTCCGGGCGCTGGGCCGGCCTGCTGCCCGGGGAGGCGGGTTGGCTGTCAGACCGCGGCGTCTGGGTGTCCTCGCGGGGGCTGGCTCCGAGGGGCCGGAGGCACTGGTAGACCTCTGGTCTTGGAGTGGAACTCTACAGTGGAGGAGTAATCACAGGGATGAGGAGTGTGTCATTGTCGAGAGCAACGTCACCTCCTGGATGATAATTATAGCTATCATagtcatcatcaacatcatcatactcctcctcctcctcatcatcatcatcctcaaactcatcatcctcatcatcacatTATCAAACTGCCACCAATACAGGCACGGCGTTATGGGTGGGCCTGACGGACCTAGGACCACCCACTGTTCGACAGCCCCACCCAAAACTTgtcttcaaaaaaataaaaataaaggttaacatattttaatcattattattattactttttttcaaaggcttctgaaatgctttatttttgCAATGCAGCAAACTTTGTTGATATTGATGCTTGATCCGATTTGCGTTAAAGGGCTGTTAACTTCGTAGATGACCGGTAGGCTATAgtattaattattatcattttaaTGCATCTTCTTTGTATAATAGCTAAGCCAAGCTAAGTCTGTTGCTAATGATATCGaaatattgttgaaaacttaaaaCAATTAAACAGAATTATGAAATGGCCAGCCTCAGTTTATACGAGCATAACTAAACTATGTGGGAAATATTCGATTCCTTCGTGCCAAGCCGCggccgaaccggcttggcagtgtaaaaaggcctaagTCGAGATCGCGGATAGGTCGGTCCTATGCACCGAAACTTTttacaatgcaacaaaatatttaaagaaCATCTAGCTATTCAAATCTCTATACGCATAgataatataacagtatatTAGTCAGTCATTTGTATTAGGTTAAACAGGGATTTGATACCGTTTTCAATTTAAGGACCACCCACAATTGGTCTGGCCCATCCACAACTGGAGACCTGGCGCCGTGCCAGCACCAATAGCTGTGATGCTAATCCCCACACAGTTCTGCTGTTGGCGTCGTACCTCAGTGAGTGGGGAGCCCATTGCGGCCTCACAGTAGATGTTGTCCTGGgagccctcctctctcttcagccTGTCCAGCCACTGCTGTTTCTGGGCCCTCCAGTGGACCGAGATCCACCCCAGCATGCTCCTCAGTTCCTCCATACGCTCCTTCACCTGCAGGGCGAGTTCAGGGAACGCTGGGTCTGAATAACGACCGACCTGGCCCTACATTGAGTACTGTTCTAGCATGTTGTGGTGACTGTGACTAGATGCCGGACCTGGACTCTCCGTAGTTAACCGGCCGGCACCTCGTCACcgattttaaatgttttgcatgcctgtatgttaaCAATGGCCCCAattgcactcctgatcatccctgcCAGGAGGGATCCTCCattctgcgttccttctcaagatttcttgcTTGTTTATTAAGGGAGTTTTATCTTGTcctctggggggctagggtcaggggggggggggtcataactATATGGCCTGTGATTAAGGGATATagaaataaaatggaatttttCGAACTCCTCAACTTTCTAATATGGACGTAACACGCAGCTGAAGACGGATCACGACCCAGAATGTAGCGCACCATCTCGGTGAGGTGGTGCTCCCGGCGGAGAAGGTTGACGCCCGTGGACGCCAGCTCGTCAAACTCCTGGAACTTCTGCTCGATCTGCCGGTCCAGCTCCGTGGCGATCGGCTCCTGCCCGTCCCTCCCCAGGCTCAGCGCGCTGTCGGAGAAGATGCAGGCCCGGGTGTCCTCGGTCCACGAGCTGTCCCAAAGAGAAGAAGGAAACGTGTTTAACCGCGGAGATAGGGGGAGGAAACACAAAGGTCGGCGTTTGAGGGCAGCCATGTGCGGTTGAAGTATGTGAACTGACAGACTCCCTCGATAGCAAGGACACTCGTTTCCTCTTTGCACAGCGCAGGGGCCGGAAAACTCAAACCGACCTACTTAAGCACGTCCTCGGTTCCATATTGCACCAGGCGGTGATACACGACGTCTCAAACGGCCTGCTCTTTCAGTAAACAGTTATTGTAAGAGgcagatgtgttttttttttgctttttcgAAACTGCGCCAGGATTATGAGCGAGAGTCGGGCACTTTCGAAGGGAGCCACGAGACTCCCGACTCGCTCCTGCTTACATCATGGCGAGGTAGCTCCTGAAGAAGTACTTGAGTTGGATAAACTCCTGCAGTCGTGAGCGGTTCTCCGCCATGCTGCTCTCCAGCTCCTTCCAGGCCTGCAGGGTGTTCTGGATCCGGCTCCCCCCCGGGACCTGCAGCCTCTCCGGACACAGCTGCTCCAGCCGCGAGGCCTCGCTCCccatgtcctccacctcctctcggATGACCTCATAGTCgatctgcggggggggggggggttcgacATCATAAAACTGAACAGAAAACGAAGGGGAATTGAAAAAAAGGGGCCTCCAACAAAACCGCCATTTCATCATCAGGAGAAACCTGTCACACACACTTGGCCCGCGGGCTTTTCCAAACATGAGTTCATCGTGTTCCCTGTTGTGAATTATGCGTGGCTCGTGAACCATATGGCCTGCATATGGCGCTCTATGCTATAGCCGGGCCAGCGGTGGGGGACGGCTGGGTGTCTCTGTTTGAAGAGCAGTAATTAATAGCACCTATGGGGGGGCCCTATGGGAGCCATACTTCATAACGCTCCTCCTGGGGAATGGCGCGAGGCAGATTCCTGTGTGCTGACCGCACGGTTATTTCAGGGTTGGAGATTAGGTCACTTGTGTTCTTCAACGGTATCAAGTCCAGACAGCTGTGCATGCATGCGATAAACATAGCCGTGTCCAAAAGTGACTCATGCAGAaacaccccaaaaaaaaaactctaaGAACTTCAAAACCAACTCCGTACACATGTATACAAACCACCGGATCGAAatgggtaacacacacacacacacacacacacacatccatcctcGCACATGtggcgcacgcacaaacacacacacacacacacacacacacacacacacacacacacacacacacacacacatacacacacacacacacacacacacacacacacacaaattggtGATTctcagagagaagaagagtgaCTCAtcggaataaataaataaggcaTGTGGGCAATAAACCTTTGCCTAAATATTGTTTGGATGTGCATACATGCGTGGTTTAATGATGCAGTTTAtgttgaaaaataaacacagcagAAAGCAGCGGCCTCGGCTGGCCTTCGCCGGGGAACCAGCGGCTTAAACAGGAAACAGACCTGGGGGGGGACATGAGGGGAGCTGGCTGTGGGGTGGGGACTTCCTGGTTTGATTCAATCAAGAGTTTCACTGCGAGCATGCACAGTGGGAAAAACATGAGGTCATGCCAAATGTTAACACCACACAGGCGACATTAACGCAACCTGAACAGAAACCTAAACATGAC
This genomic window from Gadus macrocephalus chromosome 15, ASM3116895v1 contains:
- the LOC132473432 gene encoding uncharacterized protein LOC132473432 isoform X1, which gives rise to MLRRRSAGERKPQVVEQEAPPPLRAHPQLQVQLQKFTVSADKTLSWLKENVGLATQVCSVVAQDGLEAARRCQEALEKEILSNGTRIEVVKREGRGLIRAQHPGSEKIETFLGQLEFLWEELRRRHQRNAGFLQASEELGFRVLKALQGLSGLEAWLEAVDLTLSHEASVAGDPHSMSVAERESRLLEREVSARGLELDALRLEVERLGEGQGPDQDHDHDHARARAHDLDHAHDRAHGELPGRLAAVERKYQRVQSALTQQSSELQDTRMLTEFLERVELEESQDPSQYRLAQPLHSDITSDPSPLALPGGGLGEPLIESLGDPVGELREAVEMLNDTVRQRGRTQSHDQAVRSLLSKHARVAVRVEECLCCSKELNMDVLERETDLAVRCEPESCGLEELEEQQDQLEIDYEVIREEVEDMGSEASRLEQLCPERLQVPGGSRIQNTLQAWKELESSMAENRSRLQEFIQLKYFFRSYLAMISWTEDTRACIFSDSALSLGRDGQEPIATELDRQIEQKFQEFDELASTGVNLLRREHHLTEMVKERMEELRSMLGWISVHWRAQKQQWLDRLKREEGSQDNIYCEAAMGSPLTESSTPRPEVYQCLRPLGASPREDTQTPRSDSQPASPGSRPAQRPDPGQEDDYEVMTRVGGRPGGEAAKPTVMVLKEPGGAALGGTVNLLLSLRSTGDSQVQVLEPPAGVEEELQVGGSEPVHRPAESPACKSFWRRCQGLLENTFGSLKRKRKIYRQSADEVSTYLHVKDSGIALTPVYESITLPRLKTYASSQVATPSCSTAAPYSSSSTSSTSSSTSSSSPLATLAPGVFFHPTARGGASMFSSLKRMGQKRKRKRDARRHTIQRIMGVDERAGAAPRYGREGVAYDTHTWPLKEGRRRKQSAAKSPVRVGGRGRGGDGGGEEDTAYMKNPLLMDIDSECSGEYSITPYAVCGGPQVRSHCRFLSLGSVLSFELPKDMSVIPSIQDIITIAPPECKKAAGADPEQQRPRSLSSFKHTPPTPHSLRVYPGYPEVVVKDTPDAGEATPRHPHPHQPHPPFPGEVADQTVPCTDLRGTSGPGLQEDPETEWDKMSQLQVSSSADADEDYVVMEGSGRLRQLSADGGPRGDPARGDGASNVNAVLVAAAAAAAAPSAMRGRHECLSVHTLIQDLDKHQYHRAAGLQGEERPPAQVQSQASHMVVNLKAAVGVGGLNDSLDSGVSSTGSARLCAEAPCPDVVPRPRAVVRRLVSLELEGLDCKLARVTSGQAPVEPPPPPPPPRSPPAPNEAGGELEAGVEGEGQPFRTDHRQFEEEEEELEDIWNRTRSYRQSICSDIMYQPHQEEEEAPAAPCRQGEPPLDTPLSPAAKPQAVLYRKLVTASAPNLLVAEFKLPPSIQSLLGYDREKPAGERLPLVAKGERRSWACESSSAVVNEVVKRTDVVDTQRYVYRYGDEEEEVEVEEDAEVAKKGEEEEQVKEDTACLQEQSVSLLSVLRNPEGASRIGTTLKSSGEMENQDPRMATGGRCRTTSGKAELQSMEGTLERKHKLQLGGKKAASRGWNSHHAVLYRHSLCFYQDRKDTLRSSVCGLPLNLVGAECEPVPEYTKKPNVLCLRLRDGSEYLLNASSRFMMRKWMLKIQANTGPTSPAPSVSPGPVNQDLPVSSSRSLCPGCQGTDRCHCSSRPDLISTFPRREDRSPPQAKEIVVLTREYSPMTQGGQSTEQSRAVAPAEAEPRGDDDDDDDDDDAVAGLRSLSGGSPGNSPPSSSPHSPGAAEKGWLQNKCRSHSFTSATYQKIRPVRKLTPAVGGGGELGSSYSVTLVIGDRSSGDQGGPPASGGPEPPVLLGTAGWTHRAPPGEDGAPWSYASLPRPARNKSVFKKIFGKKEGHV